Sequence from the Candidatus Thioglobus sp. NP1 genome:
TCCAATTGTAGAACATTTCCAGCCAGGCATCTCAATGTATATTGGCTTTGACTGGGCATACCCTTCAGCTGAGAATGGAGGTATTGAAGTTCTTTGTCCATTAATTTCATAGGCAACACATATCTTAATTAAATCGAGCTCATCTAAGACATCAAGTTTGGTCAAGCAAATCCCACTAACAGCATTGAGTTTAAAAGATCTGTTCAAGATAACTAAATCTAACCAACCACACCTTCTTTGCCTACCCGTAGTTGCACCAAATTCATGACCCCTTGCACAAAGCTCTCTTCCAATAGGATCGCCCTCATCAGAAGTAATATCATAGTCAAGCTCGGTTGGGAATGGACCCCCACCAACTCTCGTAGTGTATGCTTTTACAATACCTAAAACATAATCTATATCCCTCACCCCTACTCCAGATCCTGTAACTGCACCACCAGAAGTTGTGTTTGAAGAGGTTACAAAAGGATATGTACCTTGATCTATATCTAGTAATGCTCCTTGAGCACCCTCAAATAGGATATTTTCATCATTTTCCATTAATTGATGTAACTTATCGGCAACATCAATAATCATTGGTTTAATGATACTTGCTTGATTTAGAGTCTCATCTAAAACTTGTTGATAATCTACCGTAGGCTGCTTATAATAATTTTCTAAACTGAAGTTATGATAATCAACAACCTCTTTAAGTTTTTGTGCAAAAAGCTTTTCATCTAATAAATCTGCCACTCTTAGGCCTCTTCGAGCAACCTTGTCCTCATAAGCTGGTCCAATACCATTACCTGTAGTCCCTATAGCTGCTTTACCTCTATGAATCTCTCGGGCTATATCTAGCTCAATGTGATATGGAAGTATTAATGGGCATCCTGGACTTATTTTTAATCTCGATTTAACATCTACTCCTGAACTTTCAAGTTCAGCCATTTCCTTTAAAAGAGCTGTCATAGATAAAACGACTCCATGACCAATCAAACATTGAACATTATTTCTAAGAATTCCTGAAGGGATTAGATGTAAAACCGTTTTCTTACCATCTATAACTAGAGTATGACCAGCATTATGACCACCTTGAAATCGAACTACGGAACTTGCTTTATCTGTAATTAAATCAACTATTTTGCCTTTACCCTCATCACCCCATTGAGTGCCTATTATTACGACATTTTTTCCCATCTTTGTCCCTGAATATTAATTAAGAATTAAGTTGTTGTTGAATTAAGAATTTTAGGTCAAAAGAAAAACCTGTAGCATCTCTTGGAGATCCAAATGATTCACTTAAACTGTTATACCTTCCACCTTGTGCTAACGCTTTTGAAAAGCTTGAATGGTAAGCTGCAAAAACAAGTCCATTATGGTATTCATATGCCTTTACCTCACCAAGATCAAACATTAAATTGAGATTACTATCTTTAAAAGACTGATGGAGTCTTTCTAAATTAGTTATTGCACTTATAATTTCTGGAAACTCCTCAAAAAGCTTTAATGCCTGATCTAGAACTCCTTGCTCACCATCAAGTGAAATTAATGAGCGAAATTTATCTGCATGATTAACCTCATTATTAGAAAAAAAGTCAGTAAGGTCAGGAACTGATTTGCGTCTAAAGAT
This genomic interval carries:
- a CDS encoding adenylosuccinate synthase → MGKNVVIIGTQWGDEGKGKIVDLITDKASSVVRFQGGHNAGHTLVIDGKKTVLHLIPSGILRNNVQCLIGHGVVLSMTALLKEMAELESSGVDVKSRLKISPGCPLILPYHIELDIAREIHRGKAAIGTTGNGIGPAYEDKVARRGLRVADLLDEKLFAQKLKEVVDYHNFSLENYYKQPTVDYQQVLDETLNQASIIKPMIIDVADKLHQLMENDENILFEGAQGALLDIDQGTYPFVTSSNTTSGGAVTGSGVGVRDIDYVLGIVKAYTTRVGGGPFPTELDYDITSDEGDPIGRELCARGHEFGATTGRQRRCGWLDLVILNRSFKLNAVSGICLTKLDVLDELDLIKICVAYEINGQRTSIPPFSAEGYAQSKPIYIEMPGWKCSTIGTHSFEGLPLEAQNYIRKIEELSQLPVDILSTGPDRDETLILQNPFD